GCAGAAGAGTTAAACAAAAAATACCAAGAGTTTATTACAAAAGCTGACGATAAATTTGATGCTGAACAATATAAAGATGCCTTGAATAATTACCAATCTGCATTAAGTCTAAAGCCTAATGAAGCTTATCCTAAAAAACGAATAGAGGAAATCAAAAAACTATTAAATAAAAAAGAAGAGCCAGTAGCTACTGAACCTGGAGAAATACCTAAATATGTTTTTGCTGATTATGGAGAAGAGGTTTCAGATTTAGATGAAGCTACTGCTGATAATCTATTGCAAAACGCTCAGATTAATAAAGATGATAAGCGACAAGAACAAATGATTGATCGTAAAGAAAGAGAATTTGCAACTAAAGGTGAAGATGTGGAAGATCAACAAAATAAAACGGATGATTTAAATGAAGAGCTAACAGGTTTTGAAAATAAAATTAGTGAAGAGCGAGAGGCTTTAAATGAATATAGCAAGGAAAATATACCTGAGGTAGAAAATTATAAAATCGAAAAAGAAGAACAGGCTTTTGATAAGCAAGAATCATCAAAAGAATATACTTATGATATTGATGCAGCAAATGTTGATTTTAAAACAGAGCGAACACTTCAAAATATAGCATCAAGTGATAAGAGTAGGGAGAATGTTCCAGAAGTCGCAGCTTATAAAAATGAAAGAGCTAACGGGCAGTTTGATTATGACCTTGACAGGAAAGAAGTAACGTACGGTACATTCGAAGCAGGAGAGCGTTTGCAAAAAGATAGAACATTAGCTGAAATTGAAAGTAACACCAAGAGTAGAGAGAATGTTCCAGAAGTTGCAGCCTATAAAAATGAAAGAGCTAACGGGCAATTCAATAATGATCAAGCAGGAAAAGAGTCTACCTATGGTAACTATACTGAAAAAGAAAAGTTAATTGATCGTTTCGAAGAAATTTATGAGACATCAGATGTCCCACGAGAAGAAAATTCTGCTGAACTTGCTAATTATCAGAAAGAGCTGAATTTCCAAAGGTTTGAAACAAATGAGGGGGCAAAGGAAGAGACTTATACTAATGCAGATGCGCATGTTGAGTTTCATATTGTAGAACAAGAAAGAAGTACCGAAAATGTTGAGCGACAAATAGAAAATGCTCCTGAAGTTGATAAATATAAAGAAGCGTTAAGTCAAATAAACGTGTCAGAAACTCAAACAGCTCAAGATAAATCAGATGATGTTAATGAGGCGCATGAAAGTTTTGCTCAAAAAGAAGATGCTTTCCATGAGAGTATTAAAACGGTAAATGCTGATAATACCGAAGAAATCATGGCATATAAAGAAAGCAAATCAGCGATAGATAATAAAGAGTCTGAAACTGCTCAAAATAAGATCGATGATGGTATGGATGATATTGAACAAATCAAAGGTCAGAAATCAACTAAATTTAGTGATGCTAATCAAAATTACTTAGCAAGTCAATTTCCTGAAGGAGTAACAGAAAAGACTTTTCAAAGAAAAGATGCTAATGGAAATGTGGTAGAGGTTACCACTGTGAGAATTGTGGTGAAAGGAAATAAAGGAGATGAGTATAAAAAAGTGGCGTCTAGGTGGTCGACCAACTATTTTAAAAATGGAGTAGCCACTTCTGCTCAAGTTTGGGATACAGATACCAATTGATAAAGTCTGTTCAGAATTTTACCATATTGATGAGTGTAAAATTATTCACGTTATTGATAAAAAATAAGAATGAAAAAAGGCAGTAAAGTTCGTTTTTTAAATGAAGTTGGTGGAGGTGTTGTAGTAAACGTAATCTCTAATTTTAAGGTGTTGGTAGAAGACGAAAACGGTTTTGATATCGAATGTTTTATTAAAGATTTGGTGGAGGAAAAAAACACTAAAGATTATAAGTTGGATGGTATCGAACATAATTTAGCTGTGCAAGAAAAAGTAGCTTCTGAATCTAAAGAGAAACAGCTAGAAGATTTTTATCAAAAAACGAAAAGCTTAAATCGAATTGAGACCCCCGAAGAAATTGAGGTGGATTTACATATTGAAGAGTTGATAGAAACACACAAAGGAATGTCAAACTCTCAAATTTTGGAGGTTCAAATGGCTAATTTTCGAAGAGAACTAAATGTTGCGATTCGTAAAAAAGTTAAACGCTTAATTATTATTCATGGCGTAGGAGAAGGAACGCTCAAAGCAGCAATAAGAAATGAATTGTATGAGTCTTACCCATCTATTGAGCATCACGATGCGTCTTATCGAAAATATGGATATGGAGCTACAGAAATTTTAGTGTATACCTATCACTAAAATCATTTTGTCATAGTAGCTGTTTTTTTGTCAGATTTAAAGAGAAAAAAGTTTAAAAATCAAGTCAAATTGACTTCATTTTTATTTGGCATAAAATCTGTCAAAAGCCTTTTGAACTTAATTTAATATTTCAAAAAATAGATAAAACATGGGAATCAATGTAAAACCATTAGCAGATAGAGTTTTGATCGAACCAGCTGCTGCAGAGACAAAAACATCTGGAGGAATTATTATTCCTGATAATGCAAAAGAGAAGCCTCAAAGAGGAACTGTCTTAGCAACAGGAAATGAAAAGTTAACTTTTACAGTAAAAGAAGGAGATACAGTTTTATATGGTCAGTATAGTGGAACTGAGATTACGGTAGAGGGGAAGAACTATTTAATCATGAAAGAAAGCGATATATACGCAGTATTAGGATAATAACATTTAAGGGGATTCAAGTCTTTTTGTCTTGGAACTCTAAATCAGAATAAAAAAAATGGCAAAAGAAATTAAATTTGATATAGAAGCCAGAGATGGCTTAAAAAGAGGAGTTGATGCATTAGCAAATGCAGTAAAAGTAACGTTAGGACCTAAAGGGAGAAACGTTGTAATTGACCGTAAGTTTGGAGCTCCTCATGTAACTAAAGATGGTGTTACAGTAGCGAAAGAAATCGAATTGAAAGATCCTATCGAAAATATGGGAGCTCAAATGGTAAAAGAAGTTGCTGCAAAGACCAACGATTTAGCAGGTGATGGAACAACTACAGCAACAGTATTGGCTCAAGCAATTATCAATGCTGGGTTAAAAAATGTGGCTTCAGGAGCAAATCCTATGGACTTGAAAAGAGGAATGGATAAAGCTGTTGATGTTGTTATCGAAGAATTGAAAAAGTTATCTAAAGAAGTTGGTTCTGATAACGATTTAATTAAACAAGTAGCATCAATTTCAGCCAATAATGATGAAAAAATAGGTTCGTTAATTGCTGAAGCAATGAAAGTTGTAGGAAATGACGGAGTCATTACTGTTGAAGAGGCTAAAGGGACTGAAACTGAAGTGAAAACGGTAGAGGGGATGCAGTTTGATAGAGGATATCTTTCTCCTTATTTTGTAACAAATGCGGAAAAGATGACTACAGAATTCGATAACCCATCGATCTTAATAACAGATAAGAAAATATCTAATATCAATGAGTTGTTACCTGTATTAGAGCCTGTAGCTCAATCAGGAAAAGCATTGTTAATCATCGCAGAAGATGTTGATAGTGCAGCTTTATCTACTTTGGTTGTTAATAGAATTAAAGCAGGATTAAAAATTGCAGCTGTTAAAGCACCTGGTTTTGGTGATCGAAGAAAAGCAATGTTGCAAGATATTGCGATCTTAACTGGAGGAACTGTTATCTCAGAAGAACAAGGATATACGTTAGAAGGTGCAACTGTTGATATGCTAGGAACAGCAGAAAAAGTAGATATTGATAAAGACAATACTACTGTTGTTAACGGAGCAGGAGATAAAGAAGCGATTTTAGCTCGAACAAATCAAATTAAAGCACAAATAGAAACGACTACTTCAGAATATGATAAAGAGAAGTTGCAAGAGCGTTTAGCTAAGTTAGCTGGAGGTGTAGCTGTACTTTATGTAGGTGCTGCTACAGAAGTGGAGATGAAAGAGAAGAAAGATCGAGTTGATGATGCTTTAGCTGCAACAAGAGCTGCTGTAGAAGAAGGAATTATTCCAGGTGGTGGAGTCGCTTACATTAGAGCTTCGAATGCTTTGGAAGGATTAACTGGTCAAAATGATGATGAAACAACTGGTGTTGCAATAGTGAAAAGAGCTATTGAAGAGCCATTAAGACAAATTGTAGCCAATGCAGGAGGAGAAGGTGCTGTAATTGTTCAAAAAGTGAGAGAAGGAGCTAATGATTTTGGATATAATGCCAGAAAAGAGTCTTTCGAAAACTTATTGGAAGCTGGAGTTATTGATCCAACTAAAGTTGCTAGAACAGCATTAGAAAATGCTGCATCAGTAGCTTCGATGTTGTTAACGACTGAATGTGTAATTGCTGATGAAGAAGAAGAGCTTGGAGCACATGCACACCCACCAATGGGAGGAGGAATGCCAGGAATGATGTAAAACGAATAACAGGTTAGCATGGCTAACTTGTTTCCTCGGGCCGCTTTTCCTGTAGTGATACAGATAGAGCGGAACGTCTATATATAATAAAAACGCCACATTTCATTAGAGATGTGGCGTTTGTTTTATAGGTTGTTATTCTTCTGTTTCTTCTTCAATAATATCCGTAACACGATATTGCGTCTTCCCTTCTATGATTACAGGTTCATAGATAATCGAATTGTATTCATAGATAGTGTTTCCGTCCACTATCGTTGGTGTTAAGTCTTCAACAGGTAATTCTGGTACAATTGTGCCTAACTCTGGCGTTATGACTTCGTATTCATTGTTTACGCTTTTATAAAATAGTCCTCGGTAATAATACCTTTTCACTCCTCCTACAAGAACAATGCGATGTCCAGCAGGTAATGTGCGAACTCTAAACCCTCTTGGAGGGTATACCAAGACATAACGGTTGTTAATGTGACGATAATAATTCCCAGAATGAAAATGATATTTTCGATTACGATGCACAATTACTGTGTGTTTGGTAGGCATCGTTCTTAGTGTTCTTGGCGTTCGTTTTTTGACAACAACTACAGTCTTCCCATTGCGCTTTGCTTTATGGTGCTGGCGTCTTTGGCCATAGCTGATGTTAGTAATAAATAAAGAGAGTGTAATTAATAAAAGAGAAAAAAATAGATTACGCATAGCAAAAGTTTTTTAGTTTTATATAAGTAGGACTCCATAAAACTAAAAAGGTTTAATTAAGAAATTAAATTTCAATTCCTAATACACAAACATCATCTATTTGTTCAAAATCACCTTGCCATTCATAGAACGCTTCACTCAATGTGGTTTGCTGTTGTTGAATTGGAGTGCTTTGAATTGCAGAAACTAGTTTTTTTAGATTATTAGATTTAAATTTCTTTCCATACGTTCCTCCAAATTGGTCAATGTACCCATCAGAAAATAAATAGATGCGATCACCTTTTTGAAGTTTGATTTGTCGGAGGTCAAAAGGCTTTAAAGCTGTGGCATAATTTCCAATAGGTTGTTTGTTCCCTCTATATTCAATGATGGTATTGTCTTCTTTTTTTACAATCCAAATAGGATTGTTAGCGCCAGACCACTCAAGAAGTTGAGAAGTAGGGTTGAACACACCTAGCGAAATATCCATTCCGTCATTTAATGAAACTTCTGATGTGCTGAAACGCTGGATCACAATTTCTCTTGTTCGATCTAAGATATGGTGAGGGTGTGTATGACTTTCTTCTATGATGGCTTGTGTAAGAGCGTTGGAACAAACAAAACTGACCATAGCTCCAGGTACTCCATGGCCAGTACAATCTGCTACGGCGAAGTAAATGAGGTCGTTGTGTTGTTCTAACCAATAAAAATCACCAGAGACAATATCTTTAGGCTCGAAAAAAACAAAAGAGTTTTCAAAAATGGCGTTCATTTCAGCAGTAGTAGGGAGGATGGTAGACTGTAAGTGTTTAGCGTATTTTATTGAAGCTAAAATTTCCTTGTTTTTTACTTTTAGATCTTTTCTTTGTTGTTCAGCCTGTTCTTTTAATGCTAAGGTGGAATTAAAAATACCCGAAAATCGGTTCGCAAAAATAAGTCCCATGGATAATACAAATAATAAAGTGGTAATGTCTACTATCGTATTGTTGATCTCAACAATGTTTAAAAAGTTGAGCACTTTTAAAAGTAATACGCCATATAAGAGTGCTAATGAGATACTAGTGAATATATTGTTGGTTTCTTTACTTTTAATCACTTGCGTAAATACTAACATGACATAGATCATAGAGAGGACTAGGGTGATGATATTGCTCACGGCGACATAAGAAAAGATGTGCGGCGGGAAAAATAAAATAAGAATAAGTGCAAGAGCATTGATTGTTAAAACAGTGCGTTGCATCAGTTTGATATTCTGTTTGGGAAATAATGTGGAGATGTATATGATGAAAAAAGAAACGGCAACAATCATTGCGCTATATTCTATTCGAAGTGCCAATTCCCAATCAAAGGTTTTCCAAATTGAAAAAAACACTTTCTCATCTCTAAATGATGTCCATAAGCCAAATACTAAAGAGAAACCAAAGAAATAGAGTAAAGATTGGTCGCGTTTCCATAAAATATACATGCTGAGGAGAAAAATGCCCAATATAAATAAGCCTCCAATAATAATCGCGTCAATAGACATGTAAAACTCTCTATCTTTAATCATTTTTTCGTAGTCACCAATGGTAATGCTTGATGCGAATCCTGCATTTCGATGTCCGAAGTTGGCCACAACAAAAGTTAAATTAAAGGTCGATTTTGGGGGGTGAATAGGGAGTAAAAATGGACTCCAGTCAGCTTTTTGTTGAGTGGGGCTTTTACTCGGTTTCCCTTGTTCATGAACTA
Above is a window of Flavobacteriales bacterium DNA encoding:
- a CDS encoding co-chaperone GroES, yielding MGINVKPLADRVLIEPAAAETKTSGGIIIPDNAKEKPQRGTVLATGNEKLTFTVKEGDTVLYGQYSGTEITVEGKNYLIMKESDIYAVLG
- the groL gene encoding chaperonin GroEL (60 kDa chaperone family; promotes refolding of misfolded polypeptides especially under stressful conditions; forms two stacked rings of heptamers to form a barrel-shaped 14mer; ends can be capped by GroES; misfolded proteins enter the barrel where they are refolded when GroES binds), yielding MAKEIKFDIEARDGLKRGVDALANAVKVTLGPKGRNVVIDRKFGAPHVTKDGVTVAKEIELKDPIENMGAQMVKEVAAKTNDLAGDGTTTATVLAQAIINAGLKNVASGANPMDLKRGMDKAVDVVIEELKKLSKEVGSDNDLIKQVASISANNDEKIGSLIAEAMKVVGNDGVITVEEAKGTETEVKTVEGMQFDRGYLSPYFVTNAEKMTTEFDNPSILITDKKISNINELLPVLEPVAQSGKALLIIAEDVDSAALSTLVVNRIKAGLKIAAVKAPGFGDRRKAMLQDIAILTGGTVISEEQGYTLEGATVDMLGTAEKVDIDKDNTTVVNGAGDKEAILARTNQIKAQIETTTSEYDKEKLQERLAKLAGGVAVLYVGAATEVEMKEKKDRVDDALAATRAAVEEGIIPGGGVAYIRASNALEGLTGQNDDETTGVAIVKRAIEEPLRQIVANAGGEGAVIVQKVREGANDFGYNARKESFENLLEAGVIDPTKVARTALENAASVASMLLTTECVIADEEEELGAHAHPPMGGGMPGMM
- a CDS encoding DUF6515 family protein, with translation MRNLFFSLLLITLSLFITNISYGQRRQHHKAKRNGKTVVVVKKRTPRTLRTMPTKHTVIVHRNRKYHFHSGNYYRHINNRYVLVYPPRGFRVRTLPAGHRIVLVGGVKRYYYRGLFYKSVNNEYEVITPELGTIVPELPVEDLTPTIVDGNTIYEYNSIIYEPVIIEGKTQYRVTDIIEEETEE
- a CDS encoding SpoIIE family protein phosphatase, with the protein product MRRPLFILLIILSHSLFANKVIDGSIDLSDQKFEDQTYPLDGAWLFSWNTDFEEFNATQTISVPGFWNHKKNGSFPTFGQACYRVQIKLPPTQSKLALRINNIHNSYRLYLDDSLVHEQGKPSKSPTQQKADWSPFLLPIHPPKSTFNLTFVVANFGHRNAGFASSITIGDYEKMIKDREFYMSIDAIIIGGLFILGIFLLSMYILWKRDQSLLYFFGFSLVFGLWTSFRDEKVFFSIWKTFDWELALRIEYSAMIVAVSFFIIYISTLFPKQNIKLMQRTVLTINALALILILFFPPHIFSYVAVSNIITLVLSMIYVMLVFTQVIKSKETNNIFTSISLALLYGVLLLKVLNFLNIVEINNTIVDITTLLFVLSMGLIFANRFSGIFNSTLALKEQAEQQRKDLKVKNKEILASIKYAKHLQSTILPTTAEMNAIFENSFVFFEPKDIVSGDFYWLEQHNDLIYFAVADCTGHGVPGAMVSFVCSNALTQAIIEESHTHPHHILDRTREIVIQRFSTSEVSLNDGMDISLGVFNPTSQLLEWSGANNPIWIVKKEDNTIIEYRGNKQPIGNYATALKPFDLRQIKLQKGDRIYLFSDGYIDQFGGTYGKKFKSNNLKKLVSAIQSTPIQQQQTTLSEAFYEWQGDFEQIDDVCVLGIEI